CTTCTCTACATCAACTCTACACTCTATATCAACTTAGCTTGGGAGTTTAATCCAAGAGTCACATGGTCAAAAACAGATTTCAAAACAGTCATATTTTAAGGGTAATGCAACAGATAAGAGATAAAATCAGGATGCAAAGACAGATCTTTTGAGGTGCAGGTAAATCTCTGTCTTCCTTTATAAAAGCAGTCAAATCTGTCTGCCTCCCAACATCTGTAGAGCCCAGTTTACttcaagttttatttatttatttgaggaTTTGAATGTGGACAATAAAGTGAATGAGCCTGCAGTTTGGAGGGTTGTCTCTCTTTAATACgcacacaagtgcacacacaaacacactcacaccccccccccccccccccacacacacacacaaccagaaaTGTCGAAACATGGGATGCGAGGTGAAATATTCAACATTATTAAATGTTACTTCCTAccacatgaattaaaaacacagaattcATGGAGGGTTGTTTAGCGTTGCCCATACGAGTTATTGAAACGCTCATTGAGGTATTCTCCTGCCTGAACTGGAGGATATTTGTTGGAACcgtcgcagcaggagatcacaGCCTCATCGTCAGGCTGGACGAAGAAAGCCAGGGACTGACGTGTGCTGGAgtctccagcagggggcagtaaaACTCTGTGGAGCTGTGCAGAAGGGACCAAATTAAATTTGAAGTTTGGATTCTGtcatacattatattacatataaacactgtttacccctgaaactctgtAGTGTTTTGAGAAGTTCAGGTCTCTTCAAACCTGTTTATAGAACTCTAACCAAACTGTGGAGGAATGTCTTGTAACTCACCACAGAGACGAACTGGTCGCTGGTCCAGCGCTGCATCAGGTCAGCGATGTTGACGAGGACGGCTCCAGGGACACAGGGAGCACAGATGAATTCCCCTGAACGTTTACGGACCTGAGGATTAAAGTGCAGTACATGTGTGAGTTTTCTCCagacaacaagaaaaacaaatgtaagaAACCAGGCCAAATTTTTCTGTTTAAAacatcttgttgtttttttaaagataaatgttAAAAgttctgtgtatttatttaaaaagggaCAATGCACATTAATTAACATGTGTACTTGAGCCCAACATGTGAATGTGCCAGATCCAGCCATGCAGGGTAGTTTTTACCTGCAGTCGCTGGCAAGTTGATGGTAAAAATCATACAAATAACTTGTAGACGTGTAAAAATATAGACAAAGGCATACAGAAAGCACAAAAACGCAAATGACAAGTGATTAGAGATTAGACAGAGGAAAAGTCAAAAAACGAATTATCAGTACAACATCAGTAACCCGTACTCAAGATCATGGCATTTTTGAATGACTAACAACCAGTGTTTTGTCAGATTGGAGGAATCTTTGGTTGTCGTGTTCCTTAGTTCTTTGGGCAGTGTGTTCCAGGTATGTGCTGCTCAATAAGAAAAGGCATACTGTTCAAAGGTACATTTTCCATATGGTATCCATACAGTCCTCTCTGGTAGATGAGTTTTGATTTGGTTAAATGAAAAAGACTTCCTGAAGTAGCTCTTAGTAAAGGaggaacatttggtttttaaaaGTTGCCGAGCATCCAGACAGGTGGAGATGCGAGTATGATGACCTGCAGACCCTCAGAGCTCTGAAACAACAGTGTGATGGTGCCGTAGTCAGAATGCTCTCCACACCGCAGCTGACCCTCCTTGGCTTTCCCACTGTCCACTGGTGGGTAGTACAGAGACCGCAGCGTCGTGCCGTTCTCATCAGCTACAAGAGACACAGAAGACATGATCAGGTTGACTGGCATCTAAATATTAGGAGAGTTATATAGTGAGCTCAAAACCTATGCTACTGGGAGATAGGGCACGTTGTCAGTCATCTACCCATGAGTGTTACTTCAGCTACATTTGTTTAAAGTGAGGAAGTTTCATCCTTCTTAGCCATCACCAACGTGCCCTTGAGCAAATCTCTTCTGAGCTGGACTCACTGATTGTCTTTCTGATACACTTATACAATAAGAGCAGGGACATACTTCCTATTAAGCTGTGTGCACCCAGGAACACCTCTTGGTCCAGACCTAGACCATGGGCCATCACCCTCATCACCCGCAGGCTCAGCTCCTTGCAGCGCTGGAAGAAAGACGTCTGGATCTCCTGGAAGTCCGCCACAGCGTCTGGCCATTTCTACAGCACAGGCCGGATGTTCATTAGTGCCTGAACAACTTCGAATTCCAAGTATAaactatactgttgatattagTTAACTTAATAGTGCACATGTTATAGGGCCACGGTTTCTAAATAACCTCAAATGTATCGTGACTAACATTATTTCTACAAAGCAATTTCTTGCCTATAATACAATATCAGCTGATAATAAttataggtaaaaaataaaaaagtaggaCAGAACTTTACAATGGCTTGTACTTTGACCCCACGGCTGATTCTAAGGGCAATCTTCTTTGATATATCATGATGCAGTAGGTCTGTCACATAACATGGTCAAAAGTCATCTTTGATAGGGGAGACGTTATTACTATGTCAGGGTGGAGTGAGGCTGTATTGAATGCCTCCTTCAGGTCCCCAGGTCGACGTGGATTCAACCTGAAGAGCAGTGGTGTCAGTTAAAACAAAGACAGCATGATGGAGCagataaggtgtgtgtgttccctgtaGTGAATCCCACCTCTCAGCCTCCAGAGACACCCAGCCGTGGTTGGGATTGTTGGCGAAGGTTTTCCTGCTGAAGGGCCTCTTCACCTCATCCGGCTGCAGGAAGAAATCCCTGGATACTCGCATAACACGTTGCACCTTTCCAATcacacagcaggagaggagacacacCCTCCAGGTTTACGTTTACGCAGGATCCTGTGTACtaaagcagtggttctcaactggTCTGGCTTTGGGACCCACCATCATCCCTTAATGACCAGACGCGACCCAACTTCTCGTATTTATTTCATGAAAAGAGGGTGCAGTTTGAACCTGAGATGGTACAGAATATCACAGTAtgccaacacaaaaaaaaacaagtttaatgataaaccaaaacgaccagcaggtggcgctgctaCAGAGGGAAATATTCCCTTTTACACTCAGCTGCATTTGAATTAAAAACCAAGAGAGTGCATATTAGGGACACGAGGTAATACAACATGCATAACAATTCAGTAACTTCAGCCTTTTTTTAACAGACTCAACGGTGCGTTCATgcacaaacatgaaataaaaaagtccaCTACTGAGAAGTAGTTTAAAAAAGACTAAAAGGATGTAGCTTCAGCTGAGAATACTCACTCACTGAATATATGACATTCAACACTGCACTATTATGAAGTGTTAATGGACGGCACTCTGCTGCATAAAAAagccccttcaaaataaaagcacatttcttgacattttttttctccagaaaaCGGGTCCGCGACCCAGCAGAGTGGAGAATCACTGTGCAAAACGATCGTCTgtgctgctctcacctcctcgtCCGTGATCCCGGTGTTCCTCAGGAACACAAATCCAACTTCTGTAAAAGCAGCTTTCAGCTCGTTGGCCAAACCCTGCAGCTGCTCGTTCTGCACACCTCGCTCATCCAGGCTGCATGCACCGAAGTCCACTACGGGAATACTCATTTTCAACAAACTACGAGCAAAGTTCTCTGCAAACGGTTGCAACTCAACTGAGAAACCCTTGGAGACCCACAAAAGTTGATTACTACCGTATCTTGAGGCGCTCTCGTCATGTGACctcttgcagcctataggaaagAGGCGCACCCAGTGAAAGGTTGACCTTAAGAGGAGTCTGTTTCTTCAGTAAACAGGGGTCCACCTGAGAAGATGTTTGCATAGAAGAGAGTGGAGCGTCTCCTTCGCAGGCTGCGGCTTCATGGGGATTTATAGGTCGGTGCCAGCAGCTTCGTACAGGACGTCTATAAAGTCGATGGCTCTAGCTCTGGGCTCTGATGGCTGCTGCTCTGGAACTCCTCTAGGCAAGTCACACCCCACTTCAGTCAAATAATCTCCCACATTGAAATGAGTCACAGAGAATGTTCCCACAAAGAGCAAGCAAGAGAACTAATTAGGAAGGAACTATAGATGGTGATCTGTACACATAACTTGACtgtgaaaaagaagagaaacaaactaatatatatttttgaatccAAAATGTGATCTAAGTAACACAAGATGGTCAATTAAAAAAAGTCCTTTTCAGcatcacttttgtttttaagaTATTACAGTCATCCAATCACTTATCTAAATGCTCTGTGCAGAGAAATGCTTTGCAGATTCGATGTGTATGGATAAAGAGTCCCGGAAGCACAAGCTTTGGTCCCTGCAGCCAGCCTCCAGCCTGCTGCAGGTGGTGCAGGACTCTTTGCAGGGAGGCCTTCCAGAGGACGCCCATGTTCGGCCTCTGGGAGACTGCGTGTTCTTGCGTGTGACactccccacccctccacaaaatctTATCAAAATCAGTGGTGCAGCTTTTTTGCATGAAAatgctaactaactaacaaatgCAATAGAAAACACAAGCTCCTTGCCGGTCGGGAGTTGGTGAAGGAGCAGACAGAAGCAGCAGAATGGACTGAGACGTCCTCAGGTGGAGCACTTCTGTCTGGATCCACACATCATAGAGAAGCTCCTGGCTAACATCTGAAGAGGTAATAAGGAAAACAATGATCTGAGCTGCTGTGACTGTTCAGTGTAATGCAGTAAAGCTAAATGTGTCCTGCTTGTATTTGCTCTCTAGCACACAGGTGAGAACCTCACATTGTTTTTTAGCGTCTTTTAACTGACTACCTTTAAGATACGATAAATCCTTGTTTTCACCTTTTGCCGATTCCAGATGATCTGCACTGATCAGATGTACCGGTCTGCCATCAGGCCTGAACATATTGAATAACAGAACAGAAGATGCAAGCCCGCCTCCAATGACCCCAGTAAATGCCCCCCCCAGCCTTACCTTCACCTTGGACCCACACAGTGAGGCTGATCACATGCTCCTGACTCCACCCCCTACACATCAATGGGAAGCCACAGCAGAGTCACCTCAATGTGTAGGGGGATGCTGGGGACTGGACAGAGCGGTGGGCTGGATCCGAAATGTTCCATTTGAGCAAACTTTAAACTGTTGGAAAACCGAAGATTCATTGTCCTTTTCTGCATTCAAGTAAATAGGTTTGGTGTTGCACTGTAAGAAAATAATGCAAAAtctttgaataaagaaaaataaaaaaatgttctaGGTACCTCAGATACAGTAAACAAACGAAAAAAGCTTTTTGTATAAAACAGCTATGGATTCCACCTGGCTCATAGCATCCCAATGGACACATGGATTTGAAAGGAAGTTAAACAATTGTAAGATTTACAGTTTtacaattacaattttctttctggatctgcaccaaatcacacacactcataaatatcagtctacTTAACATGTCAGGTTTTTGTTCATCATGATCCATGAAACATTCTTCGAgcaatcaatgaaaatgtggaaaacaacCTATCTAACCTATTTTAATGACTTCTTCCCTGACACATAACACATCCTTCCAAGTTTGATGGAAAGCAATTTTTTACGTATTCCTGCTGAGGAAAATGCCCCCTACTTGATGGAGGTAATTAGCTTTGAATATGGATAAACGATCACGTAaagcttgtgtttttgtttcggGAATATTGaaacttttaattaaattaatctgATTGGTTTTGGATCATCTGATCTGCATTTGCAAAGAATCATATCATATAAAACAACCAGTAGCACGATCAATTCATAATAACTGATTAACTCACCATTCGTCAACAGGCTTCAGAATTATAAGAATCTGTTTTCTTCCATTTTGAGACCACGATGGTGTGCTAATGAGTAGCCAATCAGGAGCTGGGGATGTTGTTGGGCCCCTTTTTGGTTCCCCCCATGCTGCTGTAACTTATGAACATTATATCACATATCCTGCAGCTGCCCCAGTTTTaaccagcgtgtgtgtgtgtgtgtgccgtttTTCCAGCTTG
Above is a genomic segment from Pleuronectes platessa chromosome 7, fPlePla1.1, whole genome shotgun sequence containing:
- the si:dkey-10o6.2 gene encoding uncharacterized protein si:dkey-10o6.2, whose amino-acid sequence is MSIPVVDFGACSLDERGVQNEQLQGLANELKAAFTEVGFVFLRNTGITDEEVQRVMRVSRDFFLQPDEVKRPFSRKTFANNPNHGWVSLEAERLNPRRPGDLKEAFNTASLHPDIKWPDAVADFQEIQTSFFQRCKELSLRVMRVMAHGLGLDQEVFLGAHSLIGTDENGTTLRSLYYPPVDSGKAKEGQLRCGEHSDYGTITLLFQSSEGLQVRKRSGEFICAPCVPGAVLVNIADLMQRWTSDQFVSVLHRVLLPPAGDSSTRQSLAFFVQPDDEAVISCCDGSNKYPPVQAGEYLNERFNNSYGQR